The Patescibacteria group bacterium nucleotide sequence GGCTGCAGGGGTGATGATTGGCACGTCTGGGAATCACATCCTGAGCAAAGAAATGGATGCAGCAGCGCTGCTGACTGACCCGGACACGCACGTACTGCGGCCGGCGAATTATCCATCCACCTTCCCTGGGGTTGGTGCGAAGGTTTTTCCCGTTGCGGGCAAAGAGGTTCTCGTTATGAACTTGAGCGGTGAGGTGAACATGGCGCATGAACCAACATCACCGTTTGTGGCGGTGGAAAAACTGCTGACTGAAAACCCAAAGCATGACCTGGTTATTCTGGATCTCCATGCTGAGGCGACCAGTGAAAAAGTCGCCATGGGTTGGTACTTGGACGGTCGGGCAACATTGGTGGTAGGCACGCACACGCATGTCCCAACGGCGGACGCGCGGATTCTCCCAGGTGGTACGGCCTACGTTACAGACCTGGGTATGTGCGGATTGCAGAATGGCATTATTGGCGTGGATCGGGAGGCAATTATGCCGCGCTTCTTGGAAAATCGGAAACCGCCCCACGAAATTGCTGAGCATGGGCCCGTGCAATTCTGCA carries:
- a CDS encoding TIGR00282 family metallophosphoesterase, which produces MRILFLGDVVGKPGRAIVSKLLPQLKKEFSPDVILANVENLAHGKGVTKKTWAEVQAAGVMIGTSGNHILSKEMDAAALLTDPDTHVLRPANYPSTFPGVGAKVFPVAGKEVLVMNLSGEVNMAHEPTSPFVAVEKLLTENPKHDLVILDLHAEATSEKVAMGWYLDGRATLVVGTHTHVPTADARILPGGTAYVTDLGMCGLQNGIIGVDREAIMPRFLENRKPPHEIAEHGPVQFCSVLVEVGTDGKATAIQRIDRQSTV